The window TTTTGTCATGATCAATAAAATTCTGAAAGCGTTTAGTTTCCTACTTTTGCGAAAAAAAAGCACAAAGTTAATTAAATCAAAATATGAAAGCAGAGATCATTACTATAGGCGACGAGCTGCTCATCGGGCAGGTTGTCGATACCAATTCGGCCTGGATGGCTGAGCATTTCAATCTTGTTGGTTTGGAAATACATCAGATCACCAGCATCAGCGACGAGCGCAACCACATACTCTCAGCGCTCGCGCTGGCAGCGCAAAGAGCCACAGTAATTCTTATTACCGGTGGCCTGGGTCCTACCAACGATGATCTTACAAAACCTACGCTATGCGAATATTTCAACACACCATTGGTTTTTCATCAGCCTACTTACGATCATATCGAGCGACTTTTCCGGCAGCGTGGCTATCCCATGACGGAAGTTAACCGCCACCAGGCCGATGTTCCACAGTCGTGCACCGTCATCCCAAATGCTAACGGAACTGCGCCGGGGATGTGGTTTGAGCACGAGGGGATTATATACATTTCGATGCCAGGCGTTCCTTTTGAGATGAAGCCAATGATGCTGAACGAGATTTTACCCCGGCTGCTCAAACGATTCGAAGGCTCATTTATACTTCACCGAACGATATTGACACAGGGCATCGGTGAATCGGCTCTGGCGGAAACCATCGAAACCTGGGAAAATGCGCTTCCCGCGAATATCAAACTGGCTTATCTGCCTCAGCCTGGCATTGTGCGACTTCGTCTCACAGCTACCGGCGAGAATAAACAGGAGCTTACCGCGATAATTCAAGACCAGATCGAACAGTTATTACAAATCATTCCTGATCTGGTTTTTGGTTTTAATGACGATTCTTTAGAAGCTGTGGTAGGCAATCTGCTGCATAAAAAACACCGCACTGTTTCCACAGCCGAAAGCTGTACGGGAGGATATTTGGCGCACCTGATCACCTCAGTGGCGGGAAGTTCAAACTGGTATCAGGGTTCCGTAGTGGCCTATCAAAATCGTATAAAAACACAGACACTGGCGGTTTCCGAAAAAATATTGAAAGAACATGGCGCTGTGAGCCAACAAGTAGCGGAGGCAATGGCCGATGGCATGCGCAAATCGTTCGGCACCGACTATGCATTGGCTGTTTCAGGAATTGCAGGTCCAGACGGCGGCAGCGACGAAAAGCCCGTTGGCACCACCTGGATCGCCCTATCTACAGCGCAAGGTGTTACTTCTAAAAAGTTTCTCTTTGGCGAGCATCGTCAACGCAACATTCGGAAGGCAGCATTGACCGCACTCAATATGCTGCGCATGGAGCTGCTCAGAGAATAAGGTGTTGGTTTTTTAATCTTTAAAAAAGAAGTATACAACCGGAAAATAATGTCACTCCTTCGGAGTTTCTGATGGGATCGTTTGCCAACCATTCGGGCTATAACCCTGTCACTCCTTCGGAGTTAAGGTAAGGTCATTTGTCAACCAGTCATAGTATTATCCTGTAAATACTTCCAGGTCTCATTTTTATTTACAGACCCGTTTTTATTCAAATCCATCATATGCAACTATTCTGATGCAACCCCAAAGGGGTGATATTTTTATAGCAATGATGAATTTAACGCCAATTAGAACCCCGAAGGGGTGATAGGTTAATTCATGACGAATTTATTACTCCAATCCATCGGAATTTAAAAAACCTCTCTTTTAATATGACAATAAGGCGTTCCACCTCTTTTGTCGTAATAACCCTGGTGATACTTCTCAGCGGGGAAAAACTCCTGCACTTTCTCCAGCTTAGTGGCTACCTTATAACCTTTGGCAGTGAGCTGATCAATCAGTTTTTGGGCAGTTTTCTTTTGCTGGTCGTCGGTATAAAAAATTACTGAGCGATACTGGTCGCCAATATCAGGACCCTGCCCGCCAATCTGCGTAAAGTCGTGCGTCTCGAAGTAGAGTTTCGTCAACTCCTCATAAGAAATTTTTGAAGGATCAAATTCAACTTTTACCGTTTCGGCGTGCCCCGTGCGGCCTGTGCATACCTGCTCATAGGATGGGTTTTTTACGTGACCACCTGTGTAACCTGAGGTGGCCGACTTCACCCCCTTGGCTTTGGCCAGATAATATTCGGTGCCCCAGAAGCATCCGGAGGCAAAATAGGCCACGCCTTTCTCGATAGCTTTTTGTGCCGGAATAAATTCCATGGAAATAGAGTTGACGCAATGACGCGTGTCTTTGGGAGTGTAGTCTTCGCCCATAAAGACATGCCCCAGGTGTCCGCCGCAGTTGGCGCAAATGATTTCGGTACGGCGGCCGTCGGCATCGCGAACGTGTTTTACGGCACCGTCGATCTCATCGTCGAAACTCGGCCAGCCACAATTCGACTCAAACTTGTCCTGTGAGCGATAAAGCGCTGCACCGCATTGACGGCATACGTATTTACCTTCGGCGGTATTTTTATACAACTCGCCGGTGTAGGGCATTTCGGTTCCTTTGTTCAATATCACCCGCGCTTCTTCGGGCGTCAGTTGTTTGTATTTCATCGTTTCCTGTGCATTGGTTTGTAAAAATAATATGGATGTCAACAAAAATAATAATGTGCTTAAATGTAGTGGTTTCATTTTTGGTAGTTTTGATTAATAACTACCAAACCCGCCAAAATGTTCTGGATGTAAGATCAAGAAATGACGCAGGGTTGCAATCATTTACTCCTCGTTATTCAAAGGGAGAACTCTTTTTATAATTAATACCTGCTATGCCCGTCAATAGGACGCAAAGTAGTAAATAGGAGAGTTTTGATATAGCTCGATGAACACACTGCCAGCAAGAAAATGCAGACACTATTTACTCACGCAGATTATTTTAGACCAAAAAAAGAATGAAATGACGATCTGAAATCCTACTTTTCATCATACAACTTATCCTTGCTAACTACCTGCACGTCCTGCCCGTTTTCGAGCGTTCGCGAAACGGCACGATAAGGACCCGTAATCACCTCCTGATCTTCTTCGAGGCCTTCCACTATCTGGATGTTGGTGTTATCCTGAACACCGGATTTCACAGCAGCTATGCGTGCTTTTCCATCTTCAATCAAAAAAACGTATTCAGTTATCTTCTCTTCGGAGGATTTTTGACTGACGCTTTTTATTTCGCCATCACCGCCCTGGGTTTGTGCCTGCCGACTGCCCGACAGCGTTTTACCGGTAGTGTCGGCGCGGGTAGTAACCGCCTGAATGGGAACGGTGAGCACATTGCCCTCACGCTTGGTTTGTATATCGACAGTAGTAGACATGCCTGGCCGGAAAGGCGAGTAAAATGGATTATTGTCGGGAATGAGGTCGTCGTACGATTCCTTTAGCAACCTGATCTTTACCTGAAAATTAGTTACCTGATCGGCACTTACTCCCGTTACATCAGCCGAAGTAGCTATTTCGGTAACGAGACCTTTAAATTTTCGGTTGAGATAAGCGTCAACTTCTATCAAAGCAGTATCGTTGAGATGCACACGAACAATGTCGTTTTCGTTCACCTGCACCACGGCCTCCATGCTGTTGAGGTTGGCAATGCGCATCAACTCGGTACCGGCCGAAAACTGGGAGGCTCCCGAAACACGTTCGCCTTTTTCTACAATTAATTTACTAATGGTGCCATCGGAAGGTGCATAGATAGCTGTTTTGGTGAGATTTTCGCGCGACTCGCGCAAGGAGGCTTCTGCGCTGGCCACCTGAAATTCGGCAGATTTTACATTTTCTTTAGCGGCCTGTACTTCGGCTTTTGCCACTTCGTATTGCGAAAGTGCCGTTTCGTATTCGGCATTGGAGATCACTTTTTCTTCCCATAGCTTCTTGTTGCGATCGAAGGAGAGCTGTGCTGAAGTGAACTGCGCTTCGCTTTGCACCAGCCGCGCCCGGGAGTTGGCCACAGCAGCACGCTGCGACTGTAATCCGGCCTCGCTGCGCTCGTAATTGCTGCGGTAAATCTCCGGGTCGATTTTGGCCAACAGATCACCTTCGCTCACTTCGTCGCCTTCGCGCACTTTCAGTTCTACCACCTCGCCCGAGATGTAAGGCGTTATTTTCACCTCTTTCTCCGGCTGTATTTTGCCGTTGGCCGAAACCGTTTCTACGATGGTGCGTCGTGTCACCTTTTCGGTGGTCACCTTAACGCCACTTTTTGCTCCAATGGCGCCTTTATTTTTTAATACAGCAAGAACAATCAGTACTGCAACTACTGCTATCGCAATGATGATCCATGTCTTTTTT is drawn from Bacteroidales bacterium and contains these coding sequences:
- a CDS encoding competence/damage-inducible protein A; translated protein: MKAEIITIGDELLIGQVVDTNSAWMAEHFNLVGLEIHQITSISDERNHILSALALAAQRATVILITGGLGPTNDDLTKPTLCEYFNTPLVFHQPTYDHIERLFRQRGYPMTEVNRHQADVPQSCTVIPNANGTAPGMWFEHEGIIYISMPGVPFEMKPMMLNEILPRLLKRFEGSFILHRTILTQGIGESALAETIETWENALPANIKLAYLPQPGIVRLRLTATGENKQELTAIIQDQIEQLLQIIPDLVFGFNDDSLEAVVGNLLHKKHRTVSTAESCTGGYLAHLITSVAGSSNWYQGSVVAYQNRIKTQTLAVSEKILKEHGAVSQQVAEAMADGMRKSFGTDYALAVSGIAGPDGGSDEKPVGTTWIALSTAQGVTSKKFLFGEHRQRNIRKAALTALNMLRMELLRE
- a CDS encoding efflux RND transporter periplasmic adaptor subunit, with protein sequence MKKKTWIIIAIAVVAVLIVLAVLKNKGAIGAKSGVKVTTEKVTRRTIVETVSANGKIQPEKEVKITPYISGEVVELKVREGDEVSEGDLLAKIDPEIYRSNYERSEAGLQSQRAAVANSRARLVQSEAQFTSAQLSFDRNKKLWEEKVISNAEYETALSQYEVAKAEVQAAKENVKSAEFQVASAEASLRESRENLTKTAIYAPSDGTISKLIVEKGERVSGASQFSAGTELMRIANLNSMEAVVQVNENDIVRVHLNDTALIEVDAYLNRKFKGLVTEIATSADVTGVSADQVTNFQVKIRLLKESYDDLIPDNNPFYSPFRPGMSTTVDIQTKREGNVLTVPIQAVTTRADTTGKTLSGSRQAQTQGGDGEIKSVSQKSSEEKITEYVFLIEDGKARIAAVKSGVQDNTNIQIVEGLEEDQEVITGPYRAVSRTLENGQDVQVVSKDKLYDEK
- a CDS encoding bifunctional methionine sulfoxide reductase B/A protein, producing MKYKQLTPEEARVILNKGTEMPYTGELYKNTAEGKYVCRQCGAALYRSQDKFESNCGWPSFDDEIDGAVKHVRDADGRRTEIICANCGGHLGHVFMGEDYTPKDTRHCVNSISMEFIPAQKAIEKGVAYFASGCFWGTEYYLAKAKGVKSATSGYTGGHVKNPSYEQVCTGRTGHAETVKVEFDPSKISYEELTKLYFETHDFTQIGGQGPDIGDQYRSVIFYTDDQQKKTAQKLIDQLTAKGYKVATKLEKVQEFFPAEKYHQGYYDKRGGTPYCHIKREVF